Part of the Oceanispirochaeta sp. genome, CGCTGATCTCCTGAAAGACAGTATCCAGTCCGTCATCACTCCCCCAGAGCTGAATTTCCTTCAGCCCCGGAGTATCTATAAGCTGGCCTCCCTGGGGCAGGAGTACCATCTGAGCACAAGTGGTGGTATGCCTTCCCCTCTTATCGGCAAATCGGTTTTCCCCCAGACGCTGAGACTCCTTACCCAGAAGTCTGTTGGTCAGTGCGGATTTCCCCACACCCGAAGGACCGATTAAGAGGATCGTTTTTTGGATGGAAAGCATTGAATTCAAGTCATCAATTCCCTCTCCCGTTTGCGCACTGGAAAGCAGAACATCGACACCGGGAGCGATAAATTCAGCCTCCCGTTTTATACTCTCACGATTTTCACAAAGATCAGATTTATTGAGAATGACAATCGGCTGAGCGCCGGAATTCCATGCTATGGTAAGGTAACGCTCCAGTTTCCTGGTGGAATAATTCCGGCCTCCGTCGAGGCCCAATACGATGCCCACATAGTGAATATTGGCTGCAATAGGCTGCTCTTCGGTCCTGGGTCCAGCAACTTTCCTGCTCAACACAGAACTCCG contains:
- the rsgA gene encoding ribosome small subunit-dependent GTPase A; protein product: MNNHWGICPHNVDIKEQQMLGRVIENNREFYLIAVGDRVLRAELKGSLRYHSQVVLDLPVTGDWVILEHENDRALICKILPRSSVLSRKVAGPRTEEQPIAANIHYVGIVLGLDGGRNYSTRKLERYLTIAWNSGAQPIVILNKSDLCENRESIKREAEFIAPGVDVLLSSAQTGEGIDDLNSMLSIQKTILLIGPSGVGKSALTNRLLGKESQRLGENRFADKRGRHTTTCAQMVLLPQGGQLIDTPGLKEIQLWGSDDGLDTVFQEISDIAASCRFRDCSHTGEPSCAVQKALSEGSLDQGRYLSYLELKKELDYLESRQNSKAYDKPGTKDKYISKFVKEMKNGKVIY